Proteins encoded in a region of the Frondihabitans sp. 762G35 genome:
- the truB gene encoding tRNA pseudouridine(55) synthase TruB — MNSGILLVDKPQGITSHDVVSRIRKAAGTRKVGHAGTLDPMATGLLVLGLNSSTRLLTFLVGLDKTYVATIRLGAATTTDDAEGETLESVDAAHVATSALRAGVERLTGDIEQVPTAVSAIKVDGRRAYDLVRQGVEVDLKARPVTISRFDVLAERREVVEGRTVIDLDVVVDCTSGTYIRALARDLGRDLGVGGHLTALRRTRIGPFALSDAAVLEGIDVASHLLDPRSVAERLFDVLPLTAEQSVDLGHGKRVGVSLDDTPGPVAAVTPEGRLAGLVSVTDGRAKAIVNFPTDEVFA; from the coding sequence GTGAACAGCGGCATCCTCCTCGTCGACAAGCCGCAGGGCATCACCAGCCACGACGTGGTCTCCCGGATCCGCAAGGCGGCGGGCACGCGCAAGGTGGGGCACGCCGGCACACTCGACCCGATGGCCACGGGGCTCCTCGTCCTCGGGCTCAACTCGTCCACGCGGCTCCTGACGTTCCTCGTCGGCCTCGACAAGACCTACGTCGCGACCATCCGCCTCGGTGCGGCCACGACGACGGACGACGCCGAGGGGGAGACCCTGGAGAGCGTCGACGCCGCCCACGTCGCCACGAGCGCCCTCCGAGCCGGTGTCGAGCGCCTCACGGGCGACATCGAGCAGGTGCCGACCGCCGTGAGCGCCATCAAGGTCGACGGCAGGCGCGCCTACGATCTCGTCCGCCAGGGTGTCGAGGTCGACCTGAAGGCCCGACCAGTCACCATCTCCCGCTTCGACGTCCTCGCGGAGCGCCGGGAGGTCGTCGAGGGGCGGACCGTGATCGACCTCGACGTCGTCGTCGACTGCACCTCGGGGACGTACATCCGCGCGCTCGCCCGTGATCTCGGTCGCGACCTCGGCGTCGGCGGGCACCTGACGGCGCTCCGCCGGACCCGCATCGGGCCGTTCGCCCTGTCGGACGCCGCCGTCCTCGAGGGCATCGACGTCGCCTCGCATCTCCTCGACCCCCGCAGCGTCGCCGAACGTCTCTTCGACGTCCTGCCGCTCACGGCCGAACAGAGCGTCGACCTCGGTCACGGCAAGCGCGTCGGCGTGTCCCTCGACGACACGCCGGGGCCCGTCGCCGCCGTCACGCCGGAGGGCCGCCTCGCCGGCCTCGTCTCGGTGACAGACGGCCGGGCCAAGGCCATCGTCAACTTCCCGACGGACGAGGTGTTCGCATGA